Within Metabacillus sp. KUDC1714, the genomic segment TGCTGTGATAATTAAAAGATCTTGTTCCGTTAATTTGTCAAGGACTTCTGTTAATCTTGCATCAAATTCTTCTAGCGCTTTACCGTATCCAGCGGGATCACGACGGTGACCATATAATGCATCAAAATCTACTAAGTTTACAAAACTAATACCAGTAAAATCTATACCAACAGTATCATTTAGCTTATCCATGCCATCCATATTGGATTTTGTTCGTAATGATTTTGTGATTCCTTCACCATCATAAATATCAGAAATCTTCCCGATAGACAAAACATCATATCCACTATCTTTTAGCTCATTCATGACTGTCCGATCAAAAGGTTTTAAGGCATAGTCATGACGATTTGCAGTTCGTGTGAATTCCCCAGGATTACCTAGGAATGGACGAGCAATTATACGTCCTACCATATATTTTTCATCTAATGTCATTTCACGTGCTAGTTCACATATTTTATATAGTTCATCTAGTGGAACAATTTCCTCATGTGCAGCAATTTGCAAGACTGAGTCTGCAGATGTATACACAATTAATGCCCCTGTATTTATATGCTCTTCGCCTAATTCATCTAATATTTCCGTTCCTGATGCAGGCTTATTACCAATAATTTTACGACCCGTTTTTTCTTCTAATTCGTTGATAAGTTCTGGTGGGAAACCATCTGGAAAGACTCTGAAGGGTTGCTTTATATTAAGCCCCATAATCTCCCAATGCCCGGTCATTGTATCTTTGCCATTCGATGCTTCCTGCATTTTTGTATAAAAAGCTAGTGGCTGTTCTTGTTTTGGTATTCCGTTAATTTCACGAATATTACTTAGACCTAGCTTAGCCATATTAGGCATATTTAGCCCACCCATATGTTCTGCTATGTGTCCAAGCGTGTCTGAGCCAAGGTCGTTAAACTTGTCTGCATCTGGAGCTTCTCCAATGCCAACTGAATCCATCACAATTAAAAAAATTCGTTTATATGTATAATTTGCCATGCAAATCCTCCTTCTTTCATATTCTCTTAACTTACTGTTCCCTAATAACACTATATTCAATTCGAAAATGAGAACTTGTCGGAAGTCTGACAACTAAACCATGTCTCTATTATAAACCCCTTACATGAACATTGACAACTTTTAAGGAGTAAATTCAATTTTCTATTCTTTTTCAAAGCATTGATCTATTTCCTGCTTAACGATAAAAAAGCATCTCCACAAATGTGTGATGCCTCGTTAAGCCCTAGGATGAAATTGATTATAAACATCCTTTAATCTAGCTTTTGTTACATGTGTATAAATTTGAGTTGTTGAAATATCTGCATGCCCGAGCATTTCTTGAACAGCTCTTAAATCTGCACCGTTCTCAAGTAAATGTGTTGCAAAGGAATGTCTTAAAGTATGTGGTGTGAGCTCTTTATTCACATTTGCTTCTAGTGCTATTTTCTTTAGATTTTTCCAAAAGCCTTGCCTAGTAATTCGTTTTCCGTGATGATTGACGAAGAGAGCTTCAGTTGGCTGCTTTGCATTTAATAATTTTGGTCTTCCCTTTTCAATATAATTGGTAATGACCTCAGTTGCTGTTCGACCAATTGGAACAATTCGTTCTTTATTCCCTTTTCCATAACATCGAATAAATCCCATTGTTAAATGAACATCTGTTAGGTTAAGATTAATCATCTCGCTTACTCGAATTCCAGTGGCATATAAAAGCTCAAGCATTGCTTTATCTCGATAGCCAAACGGAGTTGTAAGCTTTGGTGTATCAAGCAGCATTTCCACCTCTTGTAAAGAGAGGATTTTAGGTAAATTCCGTTCTAATTGTGGAGACTCAATTAATACAGATGGATCCTGGTCTGCTTGCTTTTCTCTTAGCAAAAATTGATGAAGCGAGCGTATGGATGCTGTATGTCTCGCAATCGTTTTACTTGATTTCCCAGCTTCTTTTAAGGATTTTAAGAATTGAATAATATGAAGACGTGTGACATCATTAAATGTTTTAATTTGTTGATTTTCCGTTAAATGCTTTTGATAACTTTTTAAATCTCTTTCATAAGATACGATAGTGTTATTGGATAAACCTCGTTCTACTATTAAATAGTGGATAAAATCTTTTATTTGATCCTTCAAAATCGTCTACTCCCCATTGTCAATAAAGAACATTAATCTGTTAAACCAGCTTTCTTCCTCATTGTTAACCATGTTTGTTACTTTTAAGGCAGCTCCTTCTGGCTGATCATATCGATGTAATTCCTGATACTCTAAGTTCACCCAAATGATAGCATAATAGAATAAAATCGTAAATCCAGTGAATAAAATAAATACCTTTAACATATCTCTAACCGTCTTTAACCAGCGAATCATAAGGAACCTCCAACTCTATTCGGTGATTTACTCCGCCCAAAACGAAGATTGTCAATAAATTGCTTTTAGTCTATTTGATTTTGAAGGATCATACGTTAACGAGGAGTTTTTATTATCGTTTTGGAAATTATAAAATTTTTGTACTGTGGATAAGCGCTTTTACATCCAGCTCCAGCGCCTAGCCCCTCTAGGGTCTAGCCAATTTAGTATTGAAGGCAAAGAGCGCCTTCTATTCTAAATCGTCTTATTTGCCCTAGGCTGAACGAGGCGCTTGCGCTTTTGTACTGATTATTAGAAGATATGCCAAAAAGGACAAACTTTATACATCATTTTTATTTTTTTGTTAATCTTTAAACATGATTTTTCATGTACTAAATAAAGAGCTATTGCTGGATATAGAAGCAATTTTCCAAATTTTAATGTATTTAAAGTTTTGTAAACGACAAAAAAAGCCTAACTATGTATGTTAGACTCTGTTACTCATCATTATTAGGCTCTTGTTGTTCGTTTTGCGCCTTTTCCTGACATTTCACACATATTCCGTGAAATGTTAGGCGGTGATCTTTTATTTTAAAATTCCATTTACTTTCAACGATTTCTTCAACATCTTCTAGTAAATCTTCTTCAATTTCAGCTACAGAACCACATTCAATACATACTAAATGGTGGTGAAAATGTGCTGCTCCTTCTTTACGAAGATCGTATCTAGATACACCATCACCAAAGTTTATTTTATCGACAACTTTTAATTCAGTTAATAATTCCAAAGTACGATATACTGTTGCTAGTCCAATTTCGGGTGCTTTTTCTTTTACGAGAAGGTACACATCTTCAGCACTTAAGTGATCTTCTTCATTTTCTAGTAATACCCGAACAGTTGCTTCACGCTGCGGTGTTAGCTTATAGCTAGCAGAGTGCAGCTGCTTCTTGATCCGATCAATGCGGTTTTCCATAACTACTTTTCCTCCCTCGCCGCGTTCCCAAAACTATTATATATCATTTGGAAGGAAAGTGTCCAACTAAAATCATTACAATCTAATAAACATAATCTATATTAATTAATAATAATTATTATTTACTTACAAACTCTACTACATTTTTCATTAAAAATGGTGATGCGTAAGCTTCAAACCCAGATGCTACTATAGCAAGAACTCCAATAAATAAAAACACGGTTACATACCGCATAAATAAAGAGAATGGGGCCTCTAAATTACTTGTTTTCTTTACGAATAGCTGTCTGATGATCTTTAACGTAAAGGCAATTGCAACGGAACACATAATGATAAAGGCTGGGATAAGCAGCACATTTTGCGGTAGTACTGTAACAAATGAGAGTAAAAAGCCCTTTAATCCTAATTGATTCACTAAAAATCCGACTGTGAAACCAACGACCATACCTTTTATAAAAAGCATAACTAATATGACTGGTAGTCCAATGATTGAAATACCTAAGATCCACATTAAGCCTAAGTATTTTAAGTTATGAAAAAAACTTTGTTGGAACATATCTGTAGAACTTGCTACTTTCCCTTCAGCAACTTGTCCGAAAAATCGGTTTAAATAGTAGTATAAGTCTTCTTTTTGACTTAAGTTCATACTGTTTACAATAATCGCGCCAAAAATAACCCCCATTAGAAACAAAACAAACACAAACAGATATATTGAAGAATGCTCTTTAAGATGCTGCTTTATCATTGCACTGATTGGCAGTTGTCTACGCATATTATTTCCTCCCGTCATTCACTTACTAGAGTATATGAGAGGATCACTATTCTATGACTCAAAAAGTTGGTTTTCTTTTCTAGTTTTCTATTATATACTTTTATAAAAATGAAGAGGATGTGTAGAAATGAATCCTATTTTACTAGATTTCCCTTCTGAATTCACAACAAAACACCTACTCCTTCGCGCCCCTAAGTTTGGTGATGGCAAAGCAGTTAATTCGGCAATTCTTGCTTCGATTAACGAGTTAAAACAATGGCTACCTTTTGCACAGCAAGCTCCAACGCTTGAGGATACCGAAATAAATACTAGAGAAGCAATCGCAAAATTTATTTCACGCGAAGATTTGCGCTTTCTTATATTTGATCGATTTACTGATCAGTTTATCGGGAGTACTGGCCTACATAGAATAAATTGGGAGATACGTAGCTTTGAAATTGGTTACTGGATCGATTCAAGATTCAGTGGTAAAGGGTTCATGACAGAAGCTGTCCAAGGATTAATATATTTTGCTGAAACAGAACTTGCTGCTAAACGAATTGAAATTAGATGTGATTCAAATAATGTTAAAAGTCGAAATATACCTGAAAAATTAGGATTTACATTAGAGGGTACGTTTCATCATGACGCTCTGTCAGCAGATGGTACGTCACTGAGAGATACATCTGTGTTCGCTAAAATTATCTAAAGGAAATGAACTGATAGGGGGAAATACAAATAAGTACTTTTCCCCCATCTTCACTAAATTCCTGTAACCTTTCCATACGTTCCGCCACCGCCAGATGTCACTTGGAGGCGACCTTCTCTTCCAGCCACTATATACTCTACAATTTTTTCTGGTACTACCTTCTGAAGTTCATGCTTAGGTACTTCATGTAGTATGTTCATCTCGGTTCCGAACATGTCCTTCAATTTTTCTAATGTTTTCGGACCAATACCAGGAATAAATTGAAGTGGAACTTGATGAATATATGGAGGACGAATATTGGTATTTTCTATTGAACTTGCTAGTTCTTTGAGCCGTTTTGATACTCCTTTTACAAAACGAGTACTACCACAGTTTTCACATTTTACTTGATCTGCTTCCGGCTTTATACCACATTTTTCACATGTTGTTTCATAATATTTTCCCAAATATGGATTTAAACCATAATTAGCTTCTACACCTCTACCATCTTCCCCAGCTAGTGCTTTTTTCAATTCTAAAAAGCTTGGTTCTTGCAAAACTAGTTTTTGGTATTCTCTCCCAATTTTCGGCAATGAATGAGCATCTGAATTGGTTAAGTACGTAAAGTTATGTAACTCAGCTATTTGGTCCGCCATAGTGGTATCAGAGCTTAATCCAAGTTCAACCGCATCAATTAGGCTTCCATCAAAAACCTCTTTCAATGTATACGTTACTCCACTTCCAAATAAGCTTTTGTGAGGTGTAAAAATATGAGCAGGTATAAATATCCCACCTAGGTTTTTAACAACCTTCTGTAATGTTTTTCCTTCTTCATAAATTCTTTGTGAACTTAGCGTAATATTTGTTAATCGCGAAGAAAGCCATGTAGAAAACTCCTGCATTTTTTCAAGTGATGGCATAAAGGCCAATACATGGATCGGACCTTTGCAAGCATCATCATAAATTTCCAGCTCACTACCGAGAATTAAGGTTGTATTGTTAAAGCGAATGCCACCGTTTTCTAGCTCGACACAATCACCATTTTTAACAAGCTTAGTAAGCGTCAGTAATACTTCAGGTACATGACAGTCAATGATTCCTACAATATCAATTCCTTTATGCTCACTAGCTTCGACTAATATATTTTCTAAGGTGAGCGTTCGTGAGGCTGTAATTTTCACTGGCTTTCCAGAAGTTGTTTGACCGATATGAATATGTAAATCAGCAAAATAACGATTCATGATGTTAACAAACCTCCTGTCGAGTGTTTACGCCAATTTAATACGAAGGTTAGACTAAGTTTTACTACTAGATTAACTATTAATTAAGTTCCTTGATATAAATTATCTATGTTACATCAGGCTATGCTGTAATTTAGCTTTCCTGTCCTTTTAGCGCTTGTTTAAGTTGTAAGTATTGAACGGCATAGGCTGTTTTTGCATCGTATATTCTTTTATTTTGAATCATTTCCGCTGCTTCCTCTAATGTCACTTCCATCACATCTAAAAATTCATCTTCATCTAGTTCTGCAGCTACTGTTAGCTTTTCCAAATTCTCTGCAATAAATAAATGAACAAGTTCATCAGCAAACCCAGGTGAGGTATAAAACGAGATCAATGGTTGTAGATTACCACATGTATAACCGGTTTCTTCCTCTAATTCTCTTTTAGCTGTAGATTCTGGTTGTTCTCCTTTTTCTAGCTTACCAGCTGGAATCTCAACTAATGTCCGTCCAAGTGGCTTACGAAATTGCTCAACCATTAAAATTTTATTTTCTGGTGTTATTGCTATAACAGCTACTGCCCCTGGATGTTTTACAATTTCGCGAGTACTTGTTTTACCATTTGGTAGTTCAACTTCTTCTACATATAAATCAATAATTCTCCCCTTGAATATTTCCTTTGAAGAGAGTGTCGTTTCTTTTAAATGATCCATTCGATCAGCTCCTGTTCTATAAGCATTTCTTCCTTCATACATTCTATCATATCTTATTGGAAGGCTCTGTTAAACTTGGTTGTTGATTTCCGCTGCAATCAACAAGGTGCCAAAATCAACAGTGAGCTTTAACAGGCCTATTGGAAAGGAATGGTTCTAAAAAACGTGAAAATCTATCTGCTGGACAAGGGTATTGTTCTTGTTGGGAAAGCGTGGGAGATTCGTACAAAATTGAAGGAGTATGGTCGTTCGTATACAACTGTAAATGAATGGATTAGTGATGAAAAAACAAGGAAACATTCAGGGTCAATTCAAAAAAAATAGACTAAGTGTTTTGAGTTGCTTTTTCGCATTCTTTATACTAACCTCGAATTTAAAGATGATTATTGAAAAGGAGTGATAAAGTGCGAAAAAGACAACTTGGCAAATCAGAATTATATATAAGTGAAGTAGGACTTGGCTGTATGTCACTTGGAACGGAAGAAAAGCATGCTCTCTCACTTATTGATGCAGCAATAGAACAAGGTATTAATTACTTTGATACAGCGGATTTATATGATTTTGGACGAAATGAAGAACTTGTCGGAAAAGCTATTAAACATCGCCGAAAGGACATTATTTTAGCAACAAAAGTAGGAAATCGTTGGAAGGATGACAAAACTGGCTGGAGCTGGGATCCTTCTAAGGCATATATAAAAGAAGCTGTAAAACAGAGCTTGCTTCGTTTGCAAACTGATTATATTGATCTTTATCAGCTGCATGGGGGAACAATTGAAGATAATATTGATGAAACGATAGAAGCTTTTGAAGAATTAAAACTAGAAGGTGTTATTCGTTATTATGGTATTTCTTCCATTCGACCTAATGTGATTAAGGAGTATCTTAAAAAATCAAGTATCATCTCAATTATGATGCAATACAGCCTACTAGATCGACGTCCTGAAGAATGGTTTTCGCTCATGAAAGAAAATGGGGTGAGTGTAATTGCTCGTGGACCTCTTGCAAAAGGTCTTTTAACCGAAAAACCTCTATCATTAAAGCTCCTAAATAAAGGGTATCTATCTTATTCAAAGGAAGAGCTTGAAAAACAACTAGTAGAACTTGAGAATGTAGACACCCACCATAGTATGACAGAGCTTGCTTTGCAATATTGCCTTTATCAGGATGCCATCGGCACAGTAATTCCTGGGGCAAGTAAGATACAGCAATTAATTGAAAATGCTACAGCGGGATCAGGTGTGCCACTTGATCCCCAAACATATGAAAAGCTACAACAACTAACGAAACTAGATAAATACGAACAACACCGTTAAAAAACGGGGCCGATTTGGCCCCGTTTTCTTGTCTCTCTATAATTATTTAAAATTCTTCCATGATAAGGAACTCTCGTCTAACAGTTCTTCAAAGCTTTTATTTTTTTCTCTTTGTTTTCGTTCTTCTAGTTTTTGGCGTTCAAGCGCTGCTTGTCTTTCCTCTTGTTCCTGTGTTAATCCTTTTTTCACTGCTTTCAACTGCTCTAATAAATTACTATTTAAATGATCTGAAACTGATACTGACTGATCATCCTTTTTCTTGCTTGGCTTTTTCATCCACTCGCCTCCTACATCCTTTTTCAATGTCACTTATAAACGCCCATTTAATTGAACGAAGTAAACAGAGCTTGGATTATCTCTACTTCAAAGTATAAAAAAGATTTTTAAAATTGAAAAGAGATTTACTAAAGGAAATTCATTACATTGCAATTGTATAAATACCAAGCAAGAGATTAGGTAATCCCAGTAAAAAGAACATCGCAGCTCTGTTCACTCTTTTTATTCGTTCTTCCTTTGTTTCATTTTGATATTGTATTCTTATGCGATCACTACTTACAAAAACTCCCACATACAATCCTGATGCTAAAAAGGAAACTAAACCAACACTCCCAGATAGCATGGTAATAATCGTTTTATCATTCGTCATATAACCAATTAGTCCTATTAAGCAAGCAAGCAATAATCCTAAGAGAAAGGCTTTCATTTAAACACCTCATTATTATATATTGATACGCAAATACTGCTTGGCTGTTTCGATAATTGTATAATTTGTTCAATAAACACATATTTTATTTGATAGAAAGGAGCGATTTAACATGGCTAAGCAACGAGGACAAAAAGGCAAACCAAATGCTGATACTTCTAAAAAGATGATGGCTGCTGAAGAAGTAGCAAAAGCGATCCATCCTACAAAAAGACAGAATTCAGAGCAATGATTAATTAGACAGGCTTAGTGCTTGTCTTTTTTATTTGCATGACTTTGTAAACATTGGAAGTGTGGTAGCTGTTCATGTAAAATAAGAATGAAGTAAAAGGTAAAGGAGTCAGCGTTATGAAAAAAATATTTATTGGATTGCTTATTATCCTTTCGTATATTTTTATCATTGGATTTTTCTTTACAAATAAAATGATGTATATCAAAAAGAAAACAGATGAAGAAATTATCAATCGTGATACTAAATACGGACTTTATAATCAAAGGGATTTTGATGCTCTTGAAAAGAAAGATGTCTCAATTCCCTCTCAGTTTGGTTACTCAATTAAAGGCACTCTTATTGAACCCCACAAGACGAATCGTTACATCATTATTTGTCACGGAGTTACAGTAAATCGCCTTAATTCAGTTAAGTATATGAATTTATTTTTGCAAAAGGGCTGGAATGTTTTGATTTATGACCATCGTAGGCATGGTGAAAGTGGTGGGAAAACAACAAGTTATGGTCATTATGAGAAATTTGATCTTCAATCTGTTGTTCAATGGTTAAAGACAGAACTTGGGGATTCAATTATTTTAGGGATACATGGTGAATCAATGGGTGCAGTTACGACGTTGCTTTATGCTGGAATGGTTGAAGACAGCGCAGATTTTTATATTGCCGACTGCCCTTTCTCAGAGCTTGAAGCACAGCTACTCTACAGACTTAAAGTAGAGTTCAAGGTACCAAGCCTTTTGATTATGCCAATTGCAAAGCCTTTTGTTCAGCTGCGTGATCGTTACTCTATTAAAGGTGTTTCGCCACTTAATGCAATAGCAAATATAAAACGTCCTGTTTTATTGATTCATAGTAAGGAAGATGATTACATACCAGCTGAAATGACTAAACAACTTTACGAAAAAAAGACAGGGCTTAAAAAGCTTTATATTGCTGAAAAAGGCTCACATGCGATGTCGTATGCAGAAAACCGCGAGGAATATTCTAAAGTTATTGATGAGTTTTTTGCTGAGATTGGTTTATAAGTACAAAAGCGTAGGCGCCCGCTTAGCGACGTATGAACTGGAGCACTCTGTATGAGATAAAGCGAGACTTCCATCAGTGGGTTATCTGATGGATAGCGAGACTTATCGGACCTTTACGGGCAGTTTTCATTACGGCCCGTTAAGGTGGGGAAAAGCGAGACTTCCATCAGTGGGCTATCTGATGGATAGCGAGACTTATCGGACTTTTACGGGCAGTTTAATCATATACTGCCCGTTAATGTGCGGCAAAGGAAACACGAAGAGCGTAAGCGATTCGATGTTGACTTAGCGTATAAGGAGTGTGAAGTTCACTTCTGCTTTAGCGCTGGAGCTGGATGTCAAAGCGCCTATCCATAGTACAAGAATTTTTACCACTTCCTATACGAAAACAAAAGCGTAAGCACCCGCTTATTGAGAACTTATTAAGGCTACCACATTAATCAGGTGGTAGCCTTTTTTCATCCTAGCACATCAGAAATATGCTCCATATTTTTCTCCATCCATTGAATAGCTTCATCTATAGTCGGGAATTCTTGTGCTTCAAACGTCATTTCATCTTGAAGCAACCATACGTCCTTCGTATCGTCATGAGAGCCTCCGATTGACCAGTGAAGCAGACTATATGGGTGGTTATCATTTAAAAAAGATACCCACGTTTTATTTAACGCAACATTTTTTATTGATTTTAACCGATTCTTCACCTATTTCCCCTCACTTTACAAGTAAACTCATGCGTGGATTTAATATTTGTGAAGGGCTTTTTAGCATATAGCAATTAGCTGTTTTGTTATAGGATATTGTGAGCTCTTCATCTAAAAATACCATTTTTGTCTTTTCAACAAATAACGGTACTTCATTTGTTTCTAACTTTATGTCATCTGCATCCTGCTCTTTTACTAGCCATAATGCAGTGACACCACTCATCACACATCCGCAGCCTTCTGTATCATATTTTAATTTCAACACTCTATTTTTATTTTCTCGAAGTTTAGGTGTTAATTGCTCAATTGCTTCTTTTGTAAATGTTAGCTGCATGATATTCTCCTTCTCAACATTCTATATGCATAGTTTATCACACCCTTTTATTTCATGCATGAACTAGCAATGCAAAATAACAATTAGTAATTAAATTAATTTTCTCTTTTTGTATTTGCATCTTGCTTTTTACTTTTAAATTTTTCAATACTATATAGCGGTACCACATTTACCTTTACATTTGCCAACTCAATCGGCTTTTCATGTTTGTTGTTCAGCCATTCTTTATAATGGTACCGATACAAATTGTCTTCTAGCTGAAAAATATCAGCCCCCAATTCTTTCCCTGCATTGAACGCTTTTTTCACTTCTTCTTTGACTCTAGCTTCCACTTTCTTTTTTACTTTTTCTTGTGTCATATCACTATCTAAGCTTTCTCTCATCATTGCTCTTAAATTCACATTAATGTTATAGCTCAATGCATCTTTTTTCTTTTTCAATTTTATTTCTGGTTCTATTAATTCAACTTCTATAAGATGATCCTTGTCTTCTTCAATCGTTGTAATTGATCTTATTGACTCATCATTTGCCCAAATAAAACCACGTAGATCTGAGGTGGATAACCAGCCTTTATACGTTTTATCGTTTAATATGTATGCACCATTGATAACCGCAGCTTTTATTGGCTTACTCTCTTTAAATATATGTTGTTCGTTAAGTGAGACTGATGGAACGATGGTCGTCATTGTTTTTTCATTTAATCTCCATACAAAATCTCGTAATGTTATTGCTGGAATCGTTGAACTCTGCTGATTTCCTTCATTAGGCTGGTTCAATCTCGAATAAGAAAATGGATAATCAAATATCACCGAAGACGTAAAAATGTCATCAAATTTCTCTTGGGTCCCATATGTCCATGCTGTTAAACGAACAGTAAAGTTTGAAGTTAATGATTCGAATGCCTCATAAAGCTGTTTAGATGTGATCATCCCTTCTCCAAAAATAATTAAATTTAACTGTTCAAAATTCACTCTCATTTGAATTGTTTGATAGATACCTGATAACGCTGTTTCAATTGTTTTTCCTTTTCCCTTTGTTATCCACACAGGTACCTGATCTGAACTTTTCCCTTGATCTGTTTTTGCAACATTACTAAAATCAAGAAATTGAATGACAACATGATACTCATTATCCACATAGTCAATTCCCATTCCAACTGCATATGCTTGGTTATGAATTTCTTTTACCTTTCCACACCCTGATAAAAGAATTAACATTATTGTTAAGATCCAAATCTTTCTCCAACTCATTCAGCTTCACCTAGTCTTGATGAATCCTTTGGCTTCAATTCTGAACCCCGCTTATCTTTTATTAATTCAGGTAATTTGACAAATATTGATAATAAATCTTTCCAAGTCAAATTCGTATAAAATGATAAATACGAAAAACCGAATGACTTTAAATTAGCTAGATACATCATAATAGAAATAAAGCTAATGGTAAATCCAAATATCCCCATAAAAAAGCTTAGGATCACAACATATAATCGTATAATAAAAATATTTCCTGCAAGTGATTGATTGACAAGAGTAAAACTTGCAATTGCTGTAACTCCTATTACAACAAGCATAGTTGGAGATGTTATACCACCTCTTATCGCTGCATCGCCAATAATCAATCCGCCTAAAACAGCAACTGTTTGTCCTACAGCTTTAGGTAGTCGTGCGCCAGCCTCTCGAAATAATTCAAACATAACTAGCATAATTAACACTTCAATAAAGGCTGTAAATGGTAGCCCTATTCTTGAAATTGAAATAGTCGCTAATAACGGGAGTGGTAATTCACCGACATTATGAGTGGTTAAAGCAGTATATAAACCAGGTAAAAAAACTGTAATAAATAGTCCAAATAAACGTAGAAGCCTTTCAACAGATGCATAAAAGAAGCTTGTGTGATCATCTTCTGAGGTCTTTATTAAATATCCTAAGTTCGCGGGAGCAAGTAATGCTGTTGGTGCTCCATCAACAATGATTGAAAACCTGCCTTGATTTAATGATTCAACGACAAAATCTGCTCTTCCTGTATAGTTTACCAATGGAAATAATGATAATAATTGCTTTTCTGCAATTAGTTCTTCCATTTGTGAACTACCCGTAATAATGTCAATTTCTATCTTTTCTAATTTCTCTTTAATTTTCTTTAATAATTCGGAATTTATAATATCTGTTATATATAGAAGTGCTACCTTCGTTTGGGACCGTGTGCCTATTGTATATTCCTCTACAACAAAAGAAGCTGTTTTCAAACGCTTTCTAACTAAACCAAGATTTATACTTATATCCTCCACAAATCCATCCTTTGGTCCTCTTACTGATACTTCTGTAATTGAT encodes:
- a CDS encoding aldo/keto reductase; protein product: MRKRQLGKSELYISEVGLGCMSLGTEEKHALSLIDAAIEQGINYFDTADLYDFGRNEELVGKAIKHRRKDIILATKVGNRWKDDKTGWSWDPSKAYIKEAVKQSLLRLQTDYIDLYQLHGGTIEDNIDETIEAFEELKLEGVIRYYGISSIRPNVIKEYLKKSSIISIMMQYSLLDRRPEEWFSLMKENGVSVIARGPLAKGLLTEKPLSLKLLNKGYLSYSKEELEKQLVELENVDTHHSMTELALQYCLYQDAIGTVIPGASKIQQLIENATAGSGVPLDPQTYEKLQQLTKLDKYEQHR
- a CDS encoding YqkE family protein — protein: MKKPSKKKDDQSVSVSDHLNSNLLEQLKAVKKGLTQEQEERQAALERQKLEERKQREKNKSFEELLDESSLSWKNFK
- a CDS encoding DUF5316 family protein; translation: MKAFLLGLLLACLIGLIGYMTNDKTIITMLSGSVGLVSFLASGLYVGVFVSSDRIRIQYQNETKEERIKRVNRAAMFFLLGLPNLLLGIYTIAM
- a CDS encoding alpha/beta hydrolase yields the protein MKKIFIGLLIILSYIFIIGFFFTNKMMYIKKKTDEEIINRDTKYGLYNQRDFDALEKKDVSIPSQFGYSIKGTLIEPHKTNRYIIICHGVTVNRLNSVKYMNLFLQKGWNVLIYDHRRHGESGGKTTSYGHYEKFDLQSVVQWLKTELGDSIILGIHGESMGAVTTLLYAGMVEDSADFYIADCPFSELEAQLLYRLKVEFKVPSLLIMPIAKPFVQLRDRYSIKGVSPLNAIANIKRPVLLIHSKEDDYIPAEMTKQLYEKKTGLKKLYIAEKGSHAMSYAENREEYSKVIDEFFAEIGL
- a CDS encoding DUF2552 family protein, whose protein sequence is MKNRLKSIKNVALNKTWVSFLNDNHPYSLLHWSIGGSHDDTKDVWLLQDEMTFEAQEFPTIDEAIQWMEKNMEHISDVLG
- a CDS encoding iron-sulfur cluster biosynthesis family protein; protein product: MQLTFTKEAIEQLTPKLRENKNRVLKLKYDTEGCGCVMSGVTALWLVKEQDADDIKLETNEVPLFVEKTKMVFLDEELTISYNKTANCYMLKSPSQILNPRMSLLVK
- a CDS encoding Ger(x)C family spore germination protein, with protein sequence MSWRKIWILTIMLILLSGCGKVKEIHNQAYAVGMGIDYVDNEYHVVIQFLDFSNVAKTDQGKSSDQVPVWITKGKGKTIETALSGIYQTIQMRVNFEQLNLIIFGEGMITSKQLYEAFESLTSNFTVRLTAWTYGTQEKFDDIFTSSVIFDYPFSYSRLNQPNEGNQQSSTIPAITLRDFVWRLNEKTMTTIVPSVSLNEQHIFKESKPIKAAVINGAYILNDKTYKGWLSTSDLRGFIWANDESIRSITTIEEDKDHLIEVELIEPEIKLKKKKDALSYNINVNLRAMMRESLDSDMTQEKVKKKVEARVKEEVKKAFNAGKELGADIFQLEDNLYRYHYKEWLNNKHEKPIELANVKVNVVPLYSIEKFKSKKQDANTKREN
- a CDS encoding spore germination protein; its protein translation is MDENNIDYSPDGIKNLFYSSSDIVIKTTFKGEQDEKSFLVVYCDPIVDKTMLNQVVLPPINQQESVEEILGSLKNTMQISSLEKKKITKEDICDSIFSGQLMITTKESDHVYFYNISKIPSRTPDESITEVSVRGPKDGFVEDISINLGLVRKRLKTASFVVEEYTIGTRSQTKVALLYITDIINSELLKKIKEKLEKIEIDIITGSSQMEELIAEKQLLSLFPLVNYTGRADFVVESLNQGRFSIIVDGAPTALLAPANLGYLIKTSEDDHTSFFYASVERLLRLFGLFITVFLPGLYTALTTHNVGELPLPLLATISISRIGLPFTAFIEVLIMLVMFELFREAGARLPKAVGQTVAVLGGLIIGDAAIRGGITSPTMLVVIGVTAIASFTLVNQSLAGNIFIIRLYVVILSFFMGIFGFTISFISIMMYLANLKSFGFSYLSFYTNLTWKDLLSIFVKLPELIKDKRGSELKPKDSSRLGEAE